In Spirochaetota bacterium, the genomic window AAAGTCAAAATATTTTTTAAAGAAAAGATTTATGGTTTTATATCACTAAAATTATTCCTAAATGTAGAAATTTGAATAAAATATAATGTCACACTCGTCACTGAAAAGCGGCAGGTGTATAAAACTCATTACTTTACACTAAAAATATTTTTCAAGAATTTAATCTGAAATTGTTTGTAATTATTGACATCATAACGTTACTGTGTTGTAAAGAATAGCATGAATACTCAACCCATCATTGGAATAGTTGGCGCAGGTGCAATGGGATCCCTGTTTGCATTTTTTCTGCACAAGTATACCATACTATTGTACGATAGTAATCCTGATACAGTTACTGCAATAAAGCAAGGATTGTCCGTAGAAATAAATTCTGCACAGCAAACTTTTTATCCCATCATAAGCAATGATCCTGCAATTCTTGCTTCAGCCGATATCATCTTTTTGTTCATCAAAAGTTTTGCCACCGAGGATGCAATTCGTAGCATTCAACCTTACCTTAAGCCCGATGCAATCGTTGTGACACTGCAAAATGGCATTGGCAATGTAGAGATAATTTCGTCTATGATAAACAACCCGTTAGTCTACGGGACCACCACAATTGGCGCCACAAAGCTTTCACCTTCCAGCGTACGTTTTGGAGGAACAGGCTCTATCATCATTGGCGGCGATAGTTATGGCCATTGTTCCACTGTGCATTCCTTGCTACAACAAGCCAACTTGACAGTAACTATCGCCCATGACCCCAAAAAAGCTATATGGGAAAAAGCTATCATCAATGCAGCAATAAATCCTTTGGGAGCGTTGCTGGAGGTGCCCAATGGCAGGCTTATAGAAAACAATAATACATTGAATATAATGGTAGGCATCATTCAGGAAGCATGCCTGGTGGCACAGGCTTATGGTATTTCTATAAATAGTGACTATATGATTGAAACAACAGTGACAGTATGCAAAAATACGCAGAATAATTTTTGCTCAATGCTGCAGGATATACTGGCCAAACGAAAAACTGAAATAGATTATATAAACGGTTCTATTATTTCCATTGCTAAACAATGTAGCATTGATACACCATATAATACCACAGTGTATAAACTTATTAAATATAAAGAATCACAATTACTGTAACTTTTGTTTTTAAAATTAAATCTTGACAAACATACAACATATTTGAAAATTTTAGAAAATTTAATTCAAGAGGTGAGATATGGGAGACTCTACACAAAAAAAATGTCATTATTCTGTTGAAAATGGAATTGCGCTACTAACTATTGATAATCCACCAATGAATGCCTTGAATCATGTTGTGCTAAACGACATGAGGGAAGCAATTGGACAACTCATTGGAAATGATTCAGTAAGAGTTGTTATTGTTACTGGTGAAGGCAAAGCGTTTGTTGCGGGTGCGGATATTAATGAAATTAAAGAACAGAATACTAAAGATGATGGCGCAAACTTTCTTAAAAACGGGCAGGATGTGCTGAATATCATTGAAAATGCCGACAAACCGTTTATTGCTGCTATTAATGGCTACTGCTTAGGTGGTGGACTGGAACTGGCACTGGCCTGCCATATACGGTTAGCTGATGAATCGGCACAATTGGGTTTACCTGAAATTAAATTAGGCATTATTCCGGGGTATGGTGGAACGCAACGCAGTACACGTCTATTTGGCAAAGGTGCTGCCTACGAACTTATTTTATCAGGAAATTTTATAAGCGGCAAACAGGCTGAAGTTTATAGAATTGTTAATCGTGCTACTGAAAAAGGCAAAGTTGTTGACGAAGCAAAAGAATTAGCTAAGGCAATTGCAGCCAGAAGCAGGCTGGCAATAAAAGCTGCTATGCAGGCAATAGCTAAAGGTTCAACAATGGAGTTTTATACAGCGCTTACATTTGAACGCGAACTGTTTGGGCAATTATGCGAAACTGAAGATAAAAAGGAAGGCATATCTGCATTTCTTGAAAAGCGCGAGCCAAAATTCAAAGATAAGTAAAAGGATGTACAGCAGTAACATTGTTATTCGATCTGCTCACTATAGAGATCTTGAAGATATTGCATCATTGGATATGTATATTTTTGGGGAAAATGCCTGGCCAAAAGAAAGCTTTTCACGTGAATTAGCTTTGCATTTTTCACGATTGCTGGTTGCTCAAATCAATTCAGAATTTGCTGGGTTTGCTCTTGCATGGTATATTGCTGATGAAATCCAATTATTACGTATTGCAGTTAAGCCACAGTATCAACGAAATAAAATTGGCTCTTTACTTATTCAGCATATAATCGATCTTGCAAATAATCAAAATAAGATTGTGCTTGAAGTTGCTGATACTAATACCAGTGCTATAAAATTTTATACAACGTTAGGATTTTACACTGTTGGATTCAGAAAAAATTATTACCGTTTTGATAATGCTATTTTGATGGAAAAGATTATACATCATGAAAATTAATACCATACGTTTTGTTACAAGTTCCCGTATTCCATCACAATATCCAAAATATACTTACCCGGAATTTGCTTTCATTGGTAGATCTAACGTTGGCAAGTCTTCCCTTATTAATACTATTTTGGGTAGGAAAAATATTGCTAAAACAGGGAGTAAACCCGGAGTGACGCAAACACTTAATTTTTTTTGCATTAATGAAAAAATAAGCTTTGCCGACTGCCCTGGATTTGGTTATGCAAAAGTTTCTCATGATAAGCGGCTGGAATTTATAGAAATGATTCATACCTATATTAGTTCACGTCCTAACCTTAAGCTTGTGTTTCTCCTTATAGATATAAGGCGTGAACCGGATGAAAGCGAACATGCTATAATTACAAAAGCTTTAAACAATAATATTAATGTAATGATTCTTGCCACTAAATGTGATAAAGTTTCAAAAAATGAAATAAATAGTGGAATCTTGAGAATTTGCTCTAGCCTTAACATCAATAAAGAATACGTAGTTCCATCATCTGCTAAAACTGGATTGGGTAAAAATATAATTTTAGCAATGATACAGGATTATTGTAAATAACTATTACAATTGAGTCATTAAATACATAACCCTGCTTGCTTTTTCTTTTGGCATCAATGACAGTAAATACGTTGATATACTCATCCTGCCTTCCTTTGCAGCATTCTGGTCAATCTGTCGCAACACATCTATAATAAGGGTTTCTTCCCACTGCACCATTATATCAACAGCATCCTGTGGTGGGATGCTTTCAATTTTTTTGGCAAGATCCATAACATTCTTTTTATATCCCGAATATTTTTTCTTTTCAAGCTCCAGTGCCTTCTTTTCCTGATCAAGCCCTTTTTGCAATTGTTCAAGTTTTTCTTTTTCTTTTGCAATAATTTTCTCAGCTTCAACTATCTTTGCTTCACGCTTATCTAAATCTTCTATTCTTTGCAATAGCTTATCTTTTTCCTTTTCAAATTCTTCCCTCTCAATAAGTGATGGCTCATCATCTGCAGCATCCACTACAGAAGGTGCTTCTTTTGCAATATATTGATGATACATTCTGCCAATGTTTATTAAGCCAATATAATCCAACCAGAATAATCCTACAATAATGATAAATAAAATCATTATTGCCAAATATATTACTTTTGTTGAATCTGAAACTAGTTTCATGGTATTAACCTCTTATGGTTTACTTACTTCATCATTATTCCTCTATATTAAATATTTTGCCATTGCTGGTATACTGAGTGATAGCTTTTTGCAACATGTTTTGAATCTGTTGAACGTCAAGTGTTCCATTAGTATTTTCCTTCTTTGCATTAAGCACATTCTTCAGTATTTCTTCTGTAATTTTAATAGTAGCAGTATTATTCTTCTGCGGTTCACTGGTTTCCTGGACTATAGCTGTCTCTTTGCTAGCTTCAGCCACTTTATTATTGGTCACAACTATACTGGGAGATGGTGATACTTTTGCATACGTATTTTGAATAGTTTGGAATCGATTTTTAATTTCTTTTATTCTATATTGAACCTGCTTTATGCTATTAATATCCATTAACAATACCTCACACATTATTATACATTCTTTGATTCAGATCATCTAATTCCTTTGCCATTTCTCTGTTATATTGATACATATATTCTTCATATTTCTTTTCCTTTAAACGTTCCACAACTTTTCTTTCTTTTGATGCCTGTATTAAACGCTGACGCACCTTTTCAATTTCAGGCTGCATTTGTTCAACTCGCTTTTGTGATAAAGCAATAGCTTTTTCTGCATTATAGGCAAACCGTTCACACATAAGCGCTTCTGAATAAGAAAATGTACCCCGGCGCATATTAGCCGAAAGCCTGGTATAGTATTCTGTAACTCTTCGTTTATAATCCTCCTGCAAAGCTATTTCTGCATTCTGCTTTGCAATCAACCGTGCTAATTCAGCTTTAATTGCATGTTCTTTTGAAATCCGTAAATCAAGTAAGGTCTGTAATCTGAATTCAAACTTCTTCATGTTCTATCCTCAGGAACTATCTCCCAGGTCTTTGTGCAAAATATGGTGTACGATCAACAAACTCCTGTCTTTTTGCTGGCTTAGCTTTAGTTCCAAGCACTAACTCAGACAGGCGAGTTTTGATATTTTCATATGTATCTTTTTCATAAATTCCCTGCTGCAAAAATGCATCCATTGCTGGTTTCATATCAATTGCTTTATCTACATCAGGGTCTGAACCTCGTGCATAGGCACCCAGCATTATAAGGTCTTCTGCTTCACGGTATGCAGCTAAAAGCTTGCGGAATGTATTTGCTGCTCTTTTATGTTCTTCATCGATCACATCATTCATGCAACGGGAAATTGAGCCAAGGACATCAATAGCAGGATAATGGTTTTTATGTGCAAGTTTTCTGTCAAGCACCACATGGCCATCAAGTATACCTCTGACAGCATCGGCTATAGGTTCATTCATGTCATCTGCTTCAACAAGTATTGAATAAAAACCTGTGATGCTTCCTGCACCTTTTTTATTTCCTGCTCTTTCAAGCAATTGCGGTAATAGTGAAAATACTGACGGTGGATATCCACGGGTTGCGGCGGGCTGACCTGCAGCAAGTCCTACTTCTCGCTGCGCCATTGCAAAACGTGTAATAGAATCCATAAGTAAATTAACATGCAACCCTTTATCCCTGAAATATTCAGCAACAGAATGTGCAAGAAAACCAGCTCTTAAACGAACCATTGGTGGCTGGTCAGATGTAGAAATGATAACTACCGAACGCTTTAATCCTTCATTCTGCAATTCTTTTTCTACAAAATCTTTTGCTTCCCTTCCACGTTCACCAATCAATGCAATAACACTTATATCAGCAGCCGTATTCCGTGCAATCATGGAAATTAATGTAGATTTGCCAACACCTGAACCAGAAAATATACCTATACGTTGCCCTTTACCTACTGTTATGAGCCCATCTATTGCTCTTATCCCTGTAGGCAATGGGGAATCAATTATTTCCCTTTCAAGCGGAGTTAACGGTTTATTGTCAACAGGATATCTTTCTTTTAAAAATAGCTTGCCTTTCCCATCAATGGGATTACCCAACCCATCAATGACCCTTCCAATAAGAGCATCGCCTACCGGTACAAAAAGCTGCGACCCAACTGCATAAACATCTGCACCCGGCACAACTCCTTTCATATCGCCAATTGGCATAAGGATTATCTTATTTTTATTAAAACCCACAACTTCAGCATATAGGTAATTTCCGGATTTTAATCTAATGCGACATAATTCTCCATACTGCACATCCGGACCATGAGATTCAATTGTTAAACCGGTAATTTTTTCAACCCGTCCTGTTGCTCGCAATGTATCAACTTCTTCAAGCACATCCTTATACTTTGAAAATATATCAACTTTTTCATGTGGTAGAATCTGTATCATGCAAACCTCTTTATCATACTATCATATTGGACGTGCATTACGAATAGCTTCTTCTATAGCCTCAAGCTGTGTTGAAATACGAGCATCAATAGCACCCACATCTGTCTCAATGATACAACCACCTCGCTCAACTCTTGAATCTTCATAAATATTGACTTTCTTCAGTGACTCCATCATCTTTATGAGTTCATCTTTATGGGCTGTGGTCATATCCAGGTCAGCAAAATTGACTCTGATATCAATACGGTCTCTATCTTTAACACGCTGTAATGCTTCTTTAATATTGTTAATAACTACTTCACGACGTTCAACTATCTCATCCTTTATTACTTTGCGTGCAATCATCAATATCATTTCTGTCATAAGCTTTTCAGATGACCTGATTATATCATCACGGATATCTACTGCTGTTGATACGATGGTTCCCAATCTATCAATAAGACGCATTACTTCAGCCTGCCCTTCTTTGTATCCTTCTTCGCGTCCTGCATCATAACCACGTTTGTATGCTTCATGTTCAATTTCCGAAACTTTCAATTCAGCTTCTTTTATCATTTTCTCTGCTTCAAATTTACCGCGCTCAATCTCCCTCTCGGATTCTATTTTAAAGCGCTCCATCTCAATCTTTATCTGTTCACGTGCCTGCTGTAATTCTAGAAATGCCGCCTTTTTCCCTTCCTCCTCTATCTGTGCTGCCTTAGCTTTAGCTTCATCCAGGATCCGTCGTACTTCTTCCTCTGTTTCACGCCGATAACGCTCTAATTCAGCTTCCATCTCTTCTATAGATGGACCCTGATACACCTCAACAGGATTACCTTCCTCATCTACCTCAAATTCAGCATATTCCTCATCTGTTAATACATTTTTCTGGTATTTTTCAGGTAACTCAATTTGTTTTGGTGCAGATATAACCTGAATTTCAGTAGGTTTAAAAACAAGCTTAGACAACGAGTTCCTCCTCGCCGGCACGTGCTACAACTATATCGCCAGCTTCTTCAAGTTTTCGTATTATATTAACAATTTTCTGCTGAGCTTCTTCAACGTCTCTGAGCCTTATTGGCCCCATAAAATCCATATCTTCACGTAGCAGTGCAGATGCACGTTTTGACATGTTCCTGAATATTTTTTCTTGAACTTCGGCATCGACACCTTTAAGCGCTTTGGCTAAATCCTGTGTATCAACTTCACGCAGCACTTTCTGAATAGCTCTATCATCAAGCAATACAATATCTTCAAATACAAACATTCGTTTCTTTATTTCTTCAGCAAGTTCCGGATCTTCCTCTTCAAGTGCTTCAATAATTATCTTCTCAGTACCACGGTCAACATGAGTCAACACTTCAACAATAGCATCAATACCACCTGCCGACGTATAATCTTCACTGGCTAATGTTGAAAGTTTTCGTTCAAGAACACGCTCAACTTCACGTAAAACATCAGGCGAAGTACGGTCCATAGTTGCTATACGGCGTGCCACATCAGCCTGGATCTGATGATTTAATCCTGACAATATCTGTGCAGCTTTTTGAGGATCTAAATATGCCAAAATTAACGCTATTGTCTGAGGATGTTCACCCTGAATAAAGTTTAATAGGTGACTAGGGTCTGTACGTCGTATAAAATCAAATGGTCTTACTTGCAAAGAAGACGTTAAACGATTTACTATATCAATAGCTTTCTGAGTACCCAGCGCTCTTTCAAGCACTTCACGTGCATAATCAATACCACCGGTGGCAATGAATTCCTGGGCCATCATAAGCTCCTGGAATTCCATTAAAACCTTGTCCCGGTCCTCAGGTTCAACTTTATCTAAACGGGCAATCTCAAACGTCAGCTGCTCTATTTCATCTTCTCTCAGGTGTTTAAAAATCTCTGATGATACATCTGATCCTAACGATACCAGGAATATAGCAGCCTTTTGCCTGCCCGACAACTGAGATTTCTTTTGTTGTAACATATTTTAGCTCCACATTATACCGATATACTATACATTATCAGGTCTTATACATTCTACTAATAGTATATAACACACCCTCTTCAAAGTCAACACCAGCTTATTAGTATATCGGTCTTTTAACATTCACCAATTACAACATTATTATTCTTCTGCCAGCCATGTCCTGAGCAATTGTGCCACATCATCCGGCCGCTCTCTGGCAAGATTAATGGCATTCTGCTGCAATTCTAAGCGTGCTTTTTCTTCAAGCGACAGTTCAACA contains:
- the rimI gene encoding ribosomal protein S18-alanine N-acetyltransferase translates to MYSSNIVIRSAHYRDLEDIASLDMYIFGENAWPKESFSRELALHFSRLLVAQINSEFAGFALAWYIADEIQLLRIAVKPQYQRNKIGSLLIQHIIDLANNQNKIVLEVADTNTSAIKFYTTLGFYTVGFRKNYYRFDNAILMEKIIHHEN
- the fliJ gene encoding flagellar export protein FliJ gives rise to the protein MKKFEFRLQTLLDLRISKEHAIKAELARLIAKQNAEIALQEDYKRRVTEYYTRLSANMRRGTFSYSEALMCERFAYNAEKAIALSQKRVEQMQPEIEKVRQRLIQASKERKVVERLKEKKYEEYMYQYNREMAKELDDLNQRMYNNV
- the yihA gene encoding ribosome biogenesis GTP-binding protein YihA/YsxC, giving the protein MKINTIRFVTSSRIPSQYPKYTYPEFAFIGRSNVGKSSLINTILGRKNIAKTGSKPGVTQTLNFFCINEKISFADCPGFGYAKVSHDKRLEFIEMIHTYISSRPNLKLVFLLIDIRREPDESEHAIITKALNNNINVMILATKCDKVSKNEINSGILRICSSLNINKEYVVPSSAKTGLGKNIILAMIQDYCK
- the fliH gene encoding flagellar assembly protein FliH gives rise to the protein MSKLVFKPTEIQVISAPKQIELPEKYQKNVLTDEEYAEFEVDEEGNPVEVYQGPSIEEMEAELERYRRETEEEVRRILDEAKAKAAQIEEEGKKAAFLELQQAREQIKIEMERFKIESEREIERGKFEAEKMIKEAELKVSEIEHEAYKRGYDAGREEGYKEGQAEVMRLIDRLGTIVSTAVDIRDDIIRSSEKLMTEMILMIARKVIKDEIVERREVVINNIKEALQRVKDRDRIDIRVNFADLDMTTAHKDELIKMMESLKKVNIYEDSRVERGGCIIETDVGAIDARISTQLEAIEEAIRNARPI
- a CDS encoding enoyl-CoA hydratase-related protein, producing the protein MGDSTQKKCHYSVENGIALLTIDNPPMNALNHVVLNDMREAIGQLIGNDSVRVVIVTGEGKAFVAGADINEIKEQNTKDDGANFLKNGQDVLNIIENADKPFIAAINGYCLGGGLELALACHIRLADESAQLGLPEIKLGIIPGYGGTQRSTRLFGKGAAYELILSGNFISGKQAEVYRIVNRATEKGKVVDEAKELAKAIAARSRLAIKAAMQAIAKGSTMEFYTALTFERELFGQLCETEDKKEGISAFLEKREPKFKDK
- a CDS encoding 2-dehydropantoate 2-reductase, encoding MNTQPIIGIVGAGAMGSLFAFFLHKYTILLYDSNPDTVTAIKQGLSVEINSAQQTFYPIISNDPAILASADIIFLFIKSFATEDAIRSIQPYLKPDAIVVTLQNGIGNVEIISSMINNPLVYGTTTIGATKLSPSSVRFGGTGSIIIGGDSYGHCSTVHSLLQQANLTVTIAHDPKKAIWEKAIINAAINPLGALLEVPNGRLIENNNTLNIMVGIIQEACLVAQAYGISINSDYMIETTVTVCKNTQNNFCSMLQDILAKRKTEIDYINGSIISIAKQCSIDTPYNTTVYKLIKYKESQLL
- a CDS encoding FliI/YscN family ATPase; protein product: MIQILPHEKVDIFSKYKDVLEEVDTLRATGRVEKITGLTIESHGPDVQYGELCRIRLKSGNYLYAEVVGFNKNKIILMPIGDMKGVVPGADVYAVGSQLFVPVGDALIGRVIDGLGNPIDGKGKLFLKERYPVDNKPLTPLEREIIDSPLPTGIRAIDGLITVGKGQRIGIFSGSGVGKSTLISMIARNTAADISVIALIGERGREAKDFVEKELQNEGLKRSVVIISTSDQPPMVRLRAGFLAHSVAEYFRDKGLHVNLLMDSITRFAMAQREVGLAAGQPAATRGYPPSVFSLLPQLLERAGNKKGAGSITGFYSILVEADDMNEPIADAVRGILDGHVVLDRKLAHKNHYPAIDVLGSISRCMNDVIDEEHKRAANTFRKLLAAYREAEDLIMLGAYARGSDPDVDKAIDMKPAMDAFLQQGIYEKDTYENIKTRLSELVLGTKAKPAKRQEFVDRTPYFAQRPGR
- the fliG gene encoding flagellar motor switch protein FliG — its product is MLQQKKSQLSGRQKAAIFLVSLGSDVSSEIFKHLREDEIEQLTFEIARLDKVEPEDRDKVLMEFQELMMAQEFIATGGIDYAREVLERALGTQKAIDIVNRLTSSLQVRPFDFIRRTDPSHLLNFIQGEHPQTIALILAYLDPQKAAQILSGLNHQIQADVARRIATMDRTSPDVLREVERVLERKLSTLASEDYTSAGGIDAIVEVLTHVDRGTEKIIIEALEEEDPELAEEIKKRMFVFEDIVLLDDRAIQKVLREVDTQDLAKALKGVDAEVQEKIFRNMSKRASALLREDMDFMGPIRLRDVEEAQQKIVNIIRKLEEAGDIVVARAGEEELVV